From Ficedula albicollis isolate OC2 chromosome 5, FicAlb1.5, whole genome shotgun sequence, one genomic window encodes:
- the LOC101812300 gene encoding calcium-binding protein 2 isoform X1: protein MQGYSVLQGLVGPACIFLRQSIAITQRDRELRPEEIEELKQAFREFDKDHDGYISYKDLGECMRTMGYMPTEMELIELSQQITGGKVDFDDFVELMGPKMLAETADMIGIKELRDAFREFDTNGDGQISVPELREAMRKLLGQQLNYREVDEILKDVDLNGDGLVDFEGRSREGARSTPRDIRDVPRVFSPVRVCADDVALRAVCANAGPEPPVPYEEEGATEGPPAPGAGAVLAQRHLCLG, encoded by the exons ATGCAGGGATACTCggtgctgcaggggctggtggGGCCGGCCTGCATCTTCCTGCGGCAGAGCATCGCCATCACCCAACGG gaCCGGGAGCTGCGGCCTGAGGAGATTGAAG agctgaaGCAGGCGTTCCGGGAGTTCGACAAGGACCACGACGGCTACATCAGCTACAAGGACCTGGGCGAGTGCATGCGGACCATGGGCTACATGCCCACGGAGATGGAGCTCATCGAGCTGTCCCAGCAGATCA CCGGGGGCAAGGTGGATTTTGATGATTTCGTGGAGCTGATGGGCCCCAAGATGCTGGCGGAGACAGCGGATATGATTGGGATCAAGGAGCTGCGTGACGCCTTCCGTGAG TTTGACACCAACGGGGACGGACAGATCAGCGTGCCGGAGCTGCGGGAGGCCATGCGCaagctcctggggcagcagctcaaCTATCGGGAGGTGGATGAGATCCTCAAGGACGTGGATCTCAACGGCGATGGCCTGGTGGACTTCGAAGGtaggagcagggaaggggccAGGAGCACCCCCAGGGACATCCGGGATGTTCCACGTGTGTTTTCCCCCGTCAGAGTTTGTGCGGATGATGTCGCGCTGAGGGCGGTGTGTGCCAACGCGGGACCCGAGCCCCCCGTGCCTTACGAAGAGGAGGGGGCCACAGAGGgacccccagctccaggggctggggcagtgctggcacagcgGCACCTGTGCCTGGGGTGA
- the LOC101812300 gene encoding calcium-binding protein 2 isoform X2 — MRTMGYMPTEMELIELSQQITGGKVDFDDFVELMGPKMLAETADMIGIKELRDAFREFDTNGDGQISVPELREAMRKLLGQQLNYREVDEILKDVDLNGDGLVDFEGRSREGARSTPRDIRDVPRVFSPVRVCADDVALRAVCANAGPEPPVPYEEEGATEGPPAPGAGAVLAQRHLCLG, encoded by the exons ATGCGGACCATGGGCTACATGCCCACGGAGATGGAGCTCATCGAGCTGTCCCAGCAGATCA CCGGGGGCAAGGTGGATTTTGATGATTTCGTGGAGCTGATGGGCCCCAAGATGCTGGCGGAGACAGCGGATATGATTGGGATCAAGGAGCTGCGTGACGCCTTCCGTGAG TTTGACACCAACGGGGACGGACAGATCAGCGTGCCGGAGCTGCGGGAGGCCATGCGCaagctcctggggcagcagctcaaCTATCGGGAGGTGGATGAGATCCTCAAGGACGTGGATCTCAACGGCGATGGCCTGGTGGACTTCGAAGGtaggagcagggaaggggccAGGAGCACCCCCAGGGACATCCGGGATGTTCCACGTGTGTTTTCCCCCGTCAGAGTTTGTGCGGATGATGTCGCGCTGAGGGCGGTGTGTGCCAACGCGGGACCCGAGCCCCCCGTGCCTTACGAAGAGGAGGGGGCCACAGAGGgacccccagctccaggggctggggcagtgctggcacagcgGCACCTGTGCCTGGGGTGA
- the LOC101812300 gene encoding calcium-binding protein 2 isoform X3: MQGYSVLQGLVGPACIFLRQSIAITQRDRELRPEEIEELKQAFREFDKDHDGYISYKDLGECMRTMGYMPTEMELIELSQQITGGKVDFDDFVELMGPKMLAETADMIGIKELRDAFREFDTNGDGQISVPELREAMRKLLGQQLNYREVDEILKDVDLNGDGLVDFEEFVRMMSR; encoded by the exons ATGCAGGGATACTCggtgctgcaggggctggtggGGCCGGCCTGCATCTTCCTGCGGCAGAGCATCGCCATCACCCAACGG gaCCGGGAGCTGCGGCCTGAGGAGATTGAAG agctgaaGCAGGCGTTCCGGGAGTTCGACAAGGACCACGACGGCTACATCAGCTACAAGGACCTGGGCGAGTGCATGCGGACCATGGGCTACATGCCCACGGAGATGGAGCTCATCGAGCTGTCCCAGCAGATCA CCGGGGGCAAGGTGGATTTTGATGATTTCGTGGAGCTGATGGGCCCCAAGATGCTGGCGGAGACAGCGGATATGATTGGGATCAAGGAGCTGCGTGACGCCTTCCGTGAG TTTGACACCAACGGGGACGGACAGATCAGCGTGCCGGAGCTGCGGGAGGCCATGCGCaagctcctggggcagcagctcaaCTATCGGGAGGTGGATGAGATCCTCAAGGACGTGGATCTCAACGGCGATGGCCTGGTGGACTTCGAAG AGTTTGTGCGGATGATGTCGCGCTGA
- the NDUFV1 gene encoding NADH dehydrogenase [ubiquinone] flavoprotein 1, mitochondrial, translating into MAGRQLVALRRLPAASFSTAPKKTQFGSLRDEDRIFTNLYGRHDWRLQGALRRGDWYKTKEILLKGVDWILGEIKTSGLRGRGGAGFPTGLKWSFMNKPPDGRPKYLVVNADEGEPGTCKDREIMRHDPHKLLEGCLVAGRAMGARAAYIYIRGEFYNEASNLQVAIREAYEAGLLGGDACGSGYAFDVFVVRGAGAYICGEETALIESIEGKQGKPRLKPPFPADVGVFGCPTTVANVETVSVAPTICRRGGAWFASFGRERNSGTKLFNISGHVNTPCTVEEEMSVPLKELIEKHAGGVRGGWDNLLAVIPGGSSTPLLPKSVCETVLMDFDSLVQAQSGLGTAAVIVMDKSTDIIKAIARLIEFYKHESCGQCTPCREGVDWMNKVMARFVRGDAQAAEIDALWEISKQIEGHTICALGDGAAWPVQGLIRHFRPELEERMRRYSEAKARAASA; encoded by the exons ATGGCCGGCAGGCAGCTGGTGGCGCTGCGGCGCCTGCCCGCCGCCTCCTTCTCG ACGGCGCCCAAGAAGACGCAGTTCGGGTCGCTGCGGGATGAGGACCGGATCTTCACCAACCTCTACGGGCGGCACGACTGGCG GCTGCAGGGCGCGCTGCGCCGCGGCGACTGGTACAAGACGAAGGAGATCCTGCTCAAGGGCGTGGACTGGATCCTCGGCGAGATCAAGACCTCGGGGCTGCGGGGCCGCGGCGGCGCCGGCTTCCCCACCGGGCTCAAGTGGAGCTTCATGAACAAACCCCCGGACGGGAG GCCCAAGTACCTGGTGGTGAACGCAGACGAGGGCGAGCCGGGCACCTGCAAGGACCGGGAGATCATGCGGCACGACCCGCACAAGCTGCTGGAGGGCTGCCTGGTGGCGGGGCGGGCCATGGGCGCCCGCGCCGCCTACATCTACATCCGCGGGGAGTTCTACAACGAGGCCTCCAACCTGCAG GTGGCCATCCGCGAGGCGTACGAGGCCGGGCTGCTGGGCGGCGACGCCTGCGGGTCGGGATACGCCTTCGACGTGTTCGTGGTGCGCGGCGCCGGCGCCTACATCTGCGGGGAGGAGACGGCGCTCATCGAGTCCATCGAGGGCAAGCAGGGCAAGCCCCGCCTCAAGCCCCCCTTCCCCGCTGACGTGG GTGTGTTCGGCTGCCCCACCACAGTGGCCAACGTGGAGACGGTGTCGGTGGCCCCCACCATCTGCCGGCGCGGCGGCGCCTGGTTCGCCAGCTTCGGCCGGGAGCGGAATTCCGGCACCAAGCTCTTCAACATCTCGGGGCACGTCAACACGCCCTGCACGGTGGAGGAGGAGATGTCGGTGCCGCTGAAGGAGCTCATTGAGAAACACGCCG GAGGTGTCCGTGGAGGCTGGGACAACCTGCTGGCCGTCATCCCAGGCGGCTCCTCCACGCCGCTGCTGCCCAAGTCTGTGTGTGAAACGGTGCTGATGGACTTCGATTCCCTGGTGCAGGCGCAGAGCGGGCTGGGCACGGCCGCCGTCATCGTCATGGATAAATCG acCGACATCATCAAAGCCATCGCGCGCCTGATCGAGTTCTACAAGCACgagagctgtgggcagtgcaCCCCGTGCCGGGAGG GCGTGGACTGGATGAACAAGGTGATGGCGCGGTTCGTGCGGGGCGACGCGCAGGCCGCCGAGATCGACGCGCTCTGGGAGATCAGCAAGCAGATCGAGGGACACACCATCTGCGCCCTGGGCGACGGCGCGGCCTGGCCCGTGCAG GGCCTCATCCGCCACTTCCGCCCCgagctggaggagaggatgcGGCGCTACAGCGAGGCCAAAGCCCGAGCGGCGTCGGCATAA
- the NUDT8 gene encoding nucleoside diphosphate-linked moiety X motif 8 — MTVAPVVANLGPLEALTLNPNPDEVEEVFTLPLAHLLCEENQGYTHFRTASGYGYTLPVFLNGPHKVWGLTAIITELTLELLVPGRYRRKTHVPPRKAPG; from the exons atgaCCGTGGCGCCCGTCGTGGCCAACCTGGGGCCGCTGGAGGCCTTGACACTGAACCCCAACCCTGACGAG gTGGAGGAGGTGTTCACCCTGCCCCTGGCTCACCTGCTCTGCGAGGAGAACCAGGGCTACACCCATTTCCGCACGGCCAGCGGCTACGGATACACCTTGCCCGTGTTCCTCAACGGCCCCCACAAGGTGTGGGGGCTCACGGCCATCATCACCGAGCTgaccctggagctgctggtgcctggcCGCTACCGCAGGAAGACCCACGTGCCTCCCCGGAAAGCCCCGGGCTGA
- the MTCH2 gene encoding mitochondrial carrier homolog 2, which translates to MADAASQVLLGSGLTVLSQPLMYVKVLVQVGYEPLPPTLGRNIFGRQVYQLPGLFSYAKHIVKVDGRAGLFKGLAPRLCSSAIGTVVHSKVLQRYQEAEQAEPAASKKEPVSSLEQVLKETSREMVARSAATLITHPFHVITLRCMVQFIGRETKYSGTLSAFATIYREEGILGFFAGLIPRLLGDILSLWLCNMLAYLINTYALENGVSTMTEMKSYSQAVTGFFASMLTYPFVLVSNLMAVNNCGLAGGLLPYAPTYSSWLDCWSQLHREGNMSRGNSLFFRKVPAGKRYVWEERRFR; encoded by the exons ATGGCGGACGCGGCTTcgcaggtgctgctgggctcgGGGCTCACCGTGCTCTCGCAGCCGCTCATGTACGTGAAGGTGCTGGTGCAG GTGGGCTACGAGCCGCTGCCGCCCACCCTGGGGAGGAACATCTTCGGCCGCCAGGTATACCAGCTGCCCGGCCTCTTCTCTTACG ccaaGCACATCGTGAAGGTGGACGGCAGAGCGGGACTCTTCAAAGGCCTCGCCCCCCGCCTGTGCTCCAGCGCCATCGGCACCGTGGTGCACAGCAAAGTGCTGCAG AGGTACCAGGAGGCCGAGCAGGCTGAG cctgcagccagcaagAAGGAGCCGGTGTCCTCGCTGGAGCAGGTGCTCAAggag ACCTCCCGGGAGATGGTCGCCCGCTCCGCCGCCACCCTCATCACCCACCCCTTCCACG TGATCACCCTGCGCTGCATGGTGCAGTTCATCGGCCGTGAGACCAAGTACAG CGGGACACTAAGCGCCTTCGCCACAATCTACCGGGAAGAGGGAATCCTGGGATTCTTCGC CGGCCTCATCCCGCGGCTCCTCGGGGACATCCTCTCGCTGTGGCTGTGCAACATGCTGGCCTACCTCATCAACACGTACGCGCTGGAGAACGGG GTCTCCACCATGACTGAGATGAAGAGCTACTCCCAGGCGGTCACTGGG ttctttGCCAGCATGCTGACCTACCCCTTCGTCCTGGTCTCCAACCTGATGGCCGTGAACAACTGCGG gtTGGCTGGGGGTCTCCTTCCCTATGCACCCACCTACTCCTCCTGGCTGGATTGCTGGAgccagctgcacagggag ggCAACATGAGCCGAGGGAACAGCCTGTTCTTCCGCAAGGTTCCAGCAGGGAAGCGATACGTGTGGGAGGAGCGGAGGTTCCGCTGA
- the AGBL2 gene encoding cytosolic carboxypeptidase 2, whose product MEPVGRRAARGGEGAPGGFGGGQVLKPYDSFIRAHLRFYGYFRDEKMGREETAVSLGERSGQHPKASTMGSTGPGWQRGAGHKANRESQAPFSFPAPRWPVECEVIPETIEHIEWVPHKPEPFCPPMGPEQPTYSLSEEQGTIVYHCSPALQGSCFTHARVGGAPGPLSSPAAPLEGPQDTTLLFESRFESGNLQKAIKVGPYEYVLMLRPDLYTAKHTQWFYFRVQNTRQEPLYRFTIANMAKPKSLYGQGLRPLLYSQQDAQSRGIGWRRVGSDIRYCRGSAGEPPLSRPSGGGPPLSRLSWTVRFPHDGDTCFFAAGYPYTYSELQRYLRGLAADPARSRLCTVQALCRSLAGNRVYLLTITGPGGTAGKRVVVASARVHPGESGASWAMRGFLDFLLSGHADAQLLRRLFVFKVVPMLNPDGVVVGNSRCSLAGRDPNRAYGMALPGSFPGVWHLRAMVQRVLAEQEVVLYCDFHGHSRKNNVFMYGCDAGGDGTGARLCQRAFPLMLSKNAPDKFSFSSCKFQVQKSKERTGRVAMWRLGVSHSYTLEVAFSGSTLGGRKSHFSVQDLESLGRLLCDTLLDFCDPAPAKLQQCLVEADTLLQRQVGREPGSGGSWSDVSPSELESSTSGSDSSVSDVIPGDFHSPDRPMEPRRRKRLQRRRARNVLPQTNRSRTSVPVSLE is encoded by the exons ATGGAGCCCGTGGGGCGCCGCGCTGcccggggaggggagggggctccGGGGGGGTTTGGTGGGGGACAGGTCCTGAAGCCCTATGACAGCTTCATCCGCGCCCACCTGCGCTTCTACGGCTACTTCCGAG ACGAGAAGATGGGCAGGGAAGAGACTGCCGTGTCCCTGGGGGAACGCTCCGGGCAGCATCCCAAGGCATCCACCATGGGCAGCACTGGCCCTGGCTGGCAGCGAGGTGCTGGGCACAAGGCAAACC GAGAGTCACAGGCTCcattctccttccctgctccccgCTGGCCTGTGGAGTGTGAAGTCATCCCGGAGACGATTGAGCACATCG agtGGGTCCCCCACAAACCAGAGCCCTTCTGCCCACCCAtgggcccagagcagcccacGTACAGTCtcagtgaggagcagggcacCATTGTCTACCACTGCAGCCCAG CGCTCCAAGGCTCCTGCTTTACCCATGCTCGGGTTGGGGGGGCCCCGGGGCCACTCTCCTCGCCAGCAGCCCCCTTGGAGGGTCCACAGGACACCACGCTGCTCTTCGAGTCCCGCTTTGAGAGTGGGAACCTCCAGAAGGCCATCAAGGT AGGTCCCTACGAGTACGTGCTGATGCTGCGGCCGGACCTGTACACGGCCAAACACACGCAGTGGTTCTACTTCCGTGTCCAAAACACGCGGCAGGAGCCGCTCTACCGCTTCACCATCGCCAACATGGCCAAGCCCAAGAGCCTCTACGGCCAGGGCCTGCGGCCCCTGCTCTACTCCCAGCAGGATGCCCAGAGCCGCGGCATAGGCTGGCGCCGCGTGGGGAGCGACATCCGCTACTGCCGCGGCAGCGCCGGGGAGCCGCCGCTGTCCCGGCCCAGCGGGGGGGGGCCGCCGCTGTCCCGGCTCAGCTGGACGGTGCGCTTCCCGCACGACGGCGACACCTGCTTCTTCGCCGCCGGCTACCCCTACACCTACTCGGAGCTGCAGCGCTACCTGCGCGGGCTGGCGGCCGACCCGGCGCGCTCCCGGCTCTGCACGGTGCAGGCGCTGTGCCGCAGCCTGGCCGGCAACCGCGTCTACCTGCTGACCATCACCGGCCCGGGCGGCACGGCCGGCAAGCGCGTGGTGGTGGCGAGCGCCCGAGTGCACCCCGGCGAGAGCGGCGCCTCCTGGGCCATGAGGGGGTTCCTCGATTTCCTGCTCAGCGGCCACGCGGACGCGCAGCTCCTGCGCCGCCTCTTCGTCTTCAAGGTGGTGCCCATGCTCAATCCCGACGGGGTGGTGGTGGGCAACTCCCGCTGCTCCCTGGCGGGACGGGATCCCAACAGGGCGTATGGGATGGCGCTTCCCGGCTCCTTCCCTGGCGTGTGGCACCTGCGGGCCATGGTGCAGAG GGTGCTGGCGGAGCAGGAGGTGGTGCTGTACTGCGACTTCCACGGGCACAGCCGGAAGAACAACGTCTTCATGTACGGCTGCGATGCCGGCGGGGATGGCACCGGGGCGCGGCTGTGCCAGCGCGCGTTCCCCCTGATGCTGAGCAAAAACGCCCCCGACAAG ttctccttctccagctgcaagTTCCAGGTGCAGAAGAGCAAGGAGCGGACAGGCCGGGTCGCCATGTGGCGCCTGGGCGTCTCCCACAGCTACACCCTAGAGGTGGCTTTCAGCGGCTCCACGCTGG gtGGAAGGAAATCCCACTTCAGCGTGCAGGACCTGGAGTCGCTGGGTCGCCTCCTCTGTGACACCCTGCTCGACTTCTGCGACCCTGCACCCGCCAAG ctccagcagtgcctggtggAGGCGGACACGCTGCTGCAGCGGCAGGTGGGTCGTGAGCCAGGctctggaggcagctggagcGATGTGTCCCCCTCAGAGCTTGAGTCCAG CACCAGTGGCTCCGACAGCTCCGTGTCCGACGTGATCCCAGGTGACTTCCACAGCCCTGACCGGCCG ATGGAGCCACGCAGGAGGAAGCGACTGCAGAGACGCAGAGCAAGGAATGTCCTGCCCCAAACCAACCGGAGCCGCACCAGCGTCCCGGTGAGCCTGGAG
- the FNBP4 gene encoding formin-binding protein 4: GNPPNPPPPAPAAVKATGGLCLLGAYADSDDEEGETPEKPARSTDANGSSSADIDSTLANFLAEIDAITAPPQPAEPTTASSSSSSSSVPPPTPPRPEPKDSGTSSGTANGTGSAPAPEWQYDTQCSLAGVGELEMGDWQEVWDENTGCYYYWNTQSNEVTWELPQYLATQVQGLQHYQHSSTVAGTNGSFVAATEPFPQEKGTPGSAGRGTSLSKREVKKEVNEAVQALSNSEEERKGVAGALLAPLVPDVVKEEEERWRRKVICKEEVEPPLEEEAKVEEAPAAAEEPEPSRDPLEDTGQEDLCSVVQSGESAEEEEEQDTLELEMVLERKKAELRALEEGDGSVSGSSPLSDGSQSASQDASRRLASKRGKWKLFVGAASPESASRSSSKTGRDSPEAGEAAPSMEATDPTSDKEAESEEPQEKAKSQGAPKMEEEEQDLKFQIGELANTLTSKLEFLGINRQSISNFHMLLLQTETRIADWREGALNGNYLKRKLQDAAEQLKQYEINATPKGWSCHWDRISGSTLLTNSSSKGQTSTHRRNEEQDFCLLPAGSIDAISMLTSARESRNGSSPMGRTKRRDSKAPLTENPTVLRSHLPKTKESSPRGRLSAPQSSVPVLQPPLPLEMPPPPPPPPDSPPPPPPPPPPPGEDGEIQEVEMEDEGGEEPPAPGTEEDAPLKSLVRPAASSSQAAVDPSPAPLLSAKPQKRKAVEMSPGVMQRTATIGSCPVIYSQPLMATGKYQPSAVPLASLRPRQRLQNEIQGRPNLRMAPGPAGPQPTALGLQSSYLGVTGPAAPSMMGYSGGPQTPPPPTPKAPPPPEKEKPRKGRKDKSKKGKTKMPSLVKKWQSIQRELDEEENSSSSEEDRETTAQRRIEEWKQQQLMSGMAERNANFEALPEDWRSRLKRRKTASST; this comes from the exons gggaacccgCCCAATCCGCCGCCACCCGCTCCCGCCGCGGTCAAGGCCACAG ggGGTTTGTGCCTGCTGGGTGCCTATGCTGACAGCGATGATGAGGAGGGTGAGACCCCGGAGAAGCCGGCCCGTTCCACGGATGCCAAcggcagcagctctgctgacatcGACAGCACGCTGGCAAACTTCCTGGCT GAGATCGATGCCATCACAGCCCCTCCACAGCCAGCTGAGCCCACcactgcctcctcttcctcctcctcctcctccgtgCCACCCCCCACGCCTCCCCGCCCGGAGCCGAAGGATTCGGGCAC ATCATCGGGCACAGCCAATGGCACGGGCTCGGCGCCAGCCCCCGAGTGGCAGTACGACACCCAGTGCTCGCTGGCTGGAG TGGGAGAGTTGGAGATGGGTGACTGGCAGGAAGTGTGGGATGAGAACACCGGCTGCTACTACTATTGGAACACCCAGAGCAACGAGGTGACCTGGGAGCTGCCACAGTACTTGGCAACCCAGGTCCAGGGCCTGCAGCATTAccagcacag CAGCACCGTGGCAGGCACCAAT ggcagcttCGTGGCAGCCACGGAGCCGTTCCCTCAGGAGAAGGGGACCCCAGGCAGCGCTGGCCGTGGGACCAGCCTCAGCAAGCGGGAGGTGAAGAAG GAAGTGAATGAAGCAGTGCAGGCTCTCTCCAACAgtgaggaagagaggaagggagtGGCTGGGGCTCTCCTGGCCCCACTCGTGCCTGACGTggtgaaggaggaagaggagcgCTGGAGGAGGAAAGTGATCTGCAAAGAGGAGGTTGAGCCGCCTCTGGAAGAGGAGGCAAAAGTGGAAGAGGCGCCGGCTGCTGCAGaagagccagagcccagcagggacccCCTGGAAGACACGGGGCAGGAGGATCTGTGCAGTGTGGTGCAGTCGGGGGAGAGcgcggaggaggaggaggagcaggacacaCTCGAGCTGGAGATGgttctggagaggaaaaag GCAGAGCTGCGTGCCCTGGAGGAAGGCGACGGCAGCGTTTCGGGCTCCAGCCCGCTCTCCGACGGGAGCCAGTCGGCCTCACAGGACGCGTCCCGCAGGCTGGCCTCCAAGAGAGGCAAATGGAAACTGTttgtgggagctgccagcccagagtCCGCCAGCCGGAGCTCCAGCAAAACGGGCCGGGACAGCCcagaagcaggagaagcag ccccgAGCATGGAAGCAACTGATCCAACCTCAGACAAAGAGGCAGAATCTGAGGAGCCCCAGGAAAAAGCCAAATCACAAGGGGCTCCAAAaatggaagaggaggagcaggatctgAAG TTTCAGATTGGAGAGCTGGCAAATACTCTGACTAGTAAATTGGAGTTCCTGGGCATCAACAGACAATCTATCTCCAACTTCCACATGTTGCTGTTGCAGACAGAG ACCCGCATTGCAGACTGGCGAGAAGGCGCCCTCAATGGAAACTACCTCAAACGCAAACTCCAAGACGCAGCCGAACAGCTTAAACAATACGAAATAAACGCCACCCCTAAAGGCTGGTCCTGCCACTGGGACAG GATCTCTGGATCAACTCTTCTGACCAACAGCTCTTCCAAAGGACAAACTTCAACTCACCGACGGAACGAAGAACAAGATTTCTGTCTCCTGCCAGCAG GGAGCATAGACGCTATTTCTATGTTAACGAGCGCTCGGGAGAGTCGCAATGGGAGTTCCCCGATGGGGAGGACGAAGAGGAGGGACAGCAAGGCGCCGTTGACAGAAAACCCGACGGTCCTCCGAAGCCACCTCCCAAAGACAAAGGAGAGCTCGCCGAGGGGCCGGCTGAGCGCCCCGCAG TCCTCCGTCCCCGTCCTCCAACCTCCCTTGCCTTTGGAAATGCCTCCACCGCCTCCGCCCCCCCCAGACTCACC gcctccccCTCCACCGCCACCCCCACCGCCTGGAGAAGATGGGGAGATCCAGGAAGTGGAGATGGAAGATGAGGGGGGCGAGGAGCCGCCTGCCCCAGGAACAGAGGAAGATGCTCCCCTGAAGTCCCTGGTGCGCCccgctgccagcagcagccag GCTGCTGTTGATCCAAGCCCAGCCCCGCTGCTCTCGGCCAAGCCGCAGAAGAGGAAAGCAGTGGAGATGAGCCCGGGGGTGATGCAGCGCACGGCCACCATTGGCAGCTGCCCCGTCATCTACAGCCAGCCCCTGATGGCCACGGGCAAGTACCAGCCATCGGCCGTGCCCCTGGCCTCCCTGAGGCCACGCCAGCGCCTCCAGAATGAGATCCAGGGACGCCCCAACCTCCGCATGGCTCCAGGCCCCGCCGGCCCTCAGCCCACGGCGCTGGGGCTGCAGTCCAGCTACTTGGGTGTGACGGGACCTGCCGCGCCTTCCATGATGGGAtactcgggg gggccacagACACCCCCGCCGCCCACCCCCAAGGCGCCGCCGCctccagagaaggagaagcCGAGGAAGGGGCGCAAGGACAAG AGCAAGAAGGGAAAGACAAAGATGCCGTCACTGGTGAAGAAGTGGCAGAGTATCCAGCGGGAGCTGGATGAGGAGGAGAATTCCAGCTCCAGCGAGGAGGACCGGGAGACCACAGCCCAGCGGCGCATTGAGgagtggaagcagcagcagctgatgag TGGCATGGCCGAGAGGAACGCCAACTTCGAGGCACTGCCAGAGGACTGGCGCTCACGGCTGAAGCGGAGGAAAACGGCCTCGAGCACATGA